A single Pseudoalteromonas phenolica DNA region contains:
- a CDS encoding DUF418 domain-containing protein — MRIQSIDVLRGMAILGILLMNIYFHGIMSMGYVPFDITPQSDIWVDTFNAIFADGRFRTLFCILFGAGLAIQMKSCEKKGFNYQDFLKSRLNWLMIFGIIHGVFIFGGDILFLYAVCALVIIKKLTLPTRELFVKAKKWLIIGTVISALFSVLAALAAGLEPEVVRGSDAFLEEYNNWMGNYGYQVTIQAIFAAFLVISSPLWVFWQVAGLMLLGVYFYRIGFFKRGLTTSQFKTFALAAAALTGLDIFMRLSFFSVGNEISSLLASISAIFMSILYIHGVIYLLKNNHRWIEIFKAPGRMAFTLYIMQSVVLAVLLRWVFPEVHLTASMIDYLAMAVGMILFQLVFANWYLSQFKQGPLEALWRKAYLASFAKKQAKLQPAES, encoded by the coding sequence ATGCGAATTCAATCTATTGATGTTTTACGGGGCATGGCCATTTTAGGCATCTTGCTTATGAATATTTACTTTCATGGCATTATGAGTATGGGCTATGTGCCTTTTGACATCACTCCTCAAAGCGATATTTGGGTCGACACCTTCAATGCTATTTTTGCGGATGGGCGCTTTAGAACGCTGTTCTGTATTTTATTTGGTGCTGGTTTAGCCATTCAAATGAAAAGCTGCGAAAAGAAAGGGTTTAATTATCAAGACTTCCTAAAATCTCGACTTAATTGGTTGATGATTTTCGGTATCATTCACGGTGTATTTATTTTTGGTGGTGATATTTTATTTCTGTATGCAGTATGTGCATTGGTAATCATTAAAAAGCTCACGTTACCTACCCGAGAGCTGTTTGTAAAAGCCAAAAAATGGCTGATTATTGGTACAGTTATAAGCGCACTATTTAGTGTACTAGCTGCTCTTGCCGCAGGTTTAGAGCCTGAGGTGGTACGTGGTTCTGACGCGTTCTTGGAGGAGTATAACAACTGGATGGGTAATTATGGTTATCAAGTAACAATACAGGCCATATTTGCAGCATTTTTAGTGATAAGCTCTCCATTGTGGGTATTTTGGCAAGTCGCTGGTTTAATGCTTTTGGGCGTTTACTTCTATCGCATCGGCTTTTTCAAGCGAGGTTTAACTACAAGCCAATTTAAAACCTTTGCATTGGCTGCAGCAGCTTTAACCGGTTTAGATATTTTTATGCGTTTGAGCTTCTTTAGTGTAGGTAATGAAATAAGCTCTTTGCTGGCGAGCATCTCAGCTATTTTTATGTCAATTCTATATATTCATGGTGTGATCTATTTACTTAAAAACAACCACCGTTGGATAGAAATCTTCAAAGCACCGGGACGCATGGCATTCACGCTTTATATTATGCAATCGGTTGTTTTAGCGGTTCTACTTCGTTGGGTTTTCCCTGAGGTTCACTTAACTGCGTCGATGATTGATTACTTGGCAATGGCTGTAGGGATGATCCTTTTCCAGCTTGTTTTTGCCAATTGGTATCTTAGTCAATTCAAACAAGGTCCGCTTGAAGCCTTGTGGCGAAAAGCTTACTTGGCAAGCTTTGCAAAGAAGCAAGCTAAGTTGCAGCCAGCAGAAAGTTAA